In Methylocystis echinoides, one genomic interval encodes:
- a CDS encoding PQQ-dependent sugar dehydrogenase translates to MRPMSYASFALLCAVALARFSNPAPHAKSASDIDALLKETRLPDGFAISLYARAPGARSIAVGPQGKAIFIGTGADNRIYVLAPGVDGASSVGLFASGVDFDRPHGLCFDDAGSLYVAERNRILRFADAENNWRKPEKTVVVEKGALIPSDEESDAHTSRMCRIGPDGKLYVSLGQPYDVAPKEKLALYDETGIGGVVRMNKDGSARDVFARGIRNSVGMDFNPADGALWFTDNQSNEMGDDTPPGELNRAPVAGLHFGFPWYGGGHARTPEYADEPPPDGVVFPEVEEAPHAADLGMIFYTGAAFPEKYRGGIFSAQHGSGGREPPLGARLMFTPVGPDGRAGRSEPFLEGWNKGVTPYLARPVDVAQTPDGALLVTDDQNGAVYRIRYRPSPIARN, encoded by the coding sequence ATGCGGCCGATGTCCTACGCCTCTTTCGCCCTCCTTTGCGCGGTCGCGCTCGCGCGATTTTCCAACCCCGCGCCGCACGCGAAAAGCGCGAGCGACATCGACGCCCTGCTGAAGGAGACGCGCCTCCCGGACGGCTTCGCCATCTCGCTCTATGCGCGGGCGCCGGGCGCGCGAAGCATCGCGGTGGGGCCGCAGGGCAAGGCGATCTTCATCGGCACGGGCGCCGACAACCGCATTTATGTGCTGGCGCCTGGCGTCGACGGCGCGTCCTCCGTCGGCCTCTTCGCGTCGGGCGTCGACTTCGATCGGCCGCACGGCCTCTGCTTCGACGACGCAGGGTCGCTCTATGTCGCCGAGCGCAACCGGATCCTGCGTTTCGCCGACGCCGAGAACAATTGGCGCAAGCCCGAGAAGACGGTCGTCGTCGAAAAAGGCGCGCTCATTCCAAGCGACGAGGAAAGCGACGCGCACACCTCGCGCATGTGCCGCATTGGACCCGACGGCAAGCTCTATGTGTCGCTCGGCCAGCCCTATGACGTTGCGCCGAAAGAAAAGCTGGCGCTCTACGACGAAACCGGCATTGGCGGCGTCGTTCGGATGAACAAGGACGGGTCAGCGCGCGACGTCTTCGCACGCGGCATACGCAATTCCGTCGGCATGGACTTCAACCCCGCCGACGGCGCGCTGTGGTTTACCGATAATCAGTCGAACGAAATGGGCGACGACACGCCGCCCGGCGAGCTCAATCGCGCGCCCGTCGCCGGCCTGCATTTCGGTTTTCCCTGGTATGGCGGCGGCCACGCCCGCACGCCGGAATATGCCGACGAGCCGCCGCCGGATGGCGTCGTCTTTCCGGAAGTCGAAGAGGCGCCGCACGCGGCCGACCTCGGCATGATCTTCTACACGGGCGCGGCTTTTCCCGAGAAATACCGGGGCGGGATCTTCTCCGCCCAGCATGGCTCCGGCGGCCGCGAGCCGCCGCTCGGCGCAAGGCTGATGTTCACGCCCGTTGGGCCCGATGGCAGAGCCGGGCGAAGCGAACCCTTCCTCGAGGGCTGGAACAAGGGCGTCACGCCCTATCTCGCCCGGCCGGTCGACGTGGCGCAGACTCCGGACGGCGCCCTGCTCGTCACCGACGACCAGAACGGCGCCGTCTACCGCATTCGCTACCGCCCGAGCCCCATCGCCCGCAATTGA
- a CDS encoding pirin family protein, with protein sequence MQMAIRKADARGAARLGWLDSRHSFSFGDYYDPAHMGFGPLRVINEDRVAPGGGFPTHPHRDMEIISYVLEGALEHQDSTGGGGVLRPGEAQRMTAGTGVRHSEFNASDREPAHFLQIWILPEREGLAPGYEQKAFPAAELRGRLRLIASRDGRDGALTLHRDVDLYATRLGAGENVTLHLAPGRGAWVQVARGDLLVNGERLAAGDGVGVTEADELRLEGVNEAEALLFNMRM encoded by the coding sequence ATGCAGATGGCGATCCGTAAGGCGGACGCGCGCGGCGCGGCCCGGCTCGGCTGGCTCGACAGCCGGCACAGCTTTTCTTTCGGCGACTATTACGATCCGGCGCATATGGGCTTCGGGCCCTTGCGGGTGATCAACGAGGATCGCGTCGCGCCGGGCGGCGGCTTTCCGACGCATCCTCATCGCGACATGGAGATCATCTCCTATGTGCTCGAGGGCGCGCTGGAGCATCAGGACAGCACCGGCGGCGGCGGCGTTCTGCGTCCCGGCGAAGCCCAGCGCATGACCGCGGGGACGGGCGTGCGCCACAGCGAATTCAACGCTTCCGACCGCGAGCCGGCGCATTTCCTGCAAATCTGGATTTTGCCGGAGCGCGAAGGCCTCGCCCCCGGTTATGAGCAGAAGGCCTTCCCCGCGGCGGAGCTGCGCGGGCGGTTGCGGCTGATCGCCTCCCGCGACGGCCGCGACGGGGCGCTCACCCTCCATCGCGACGTCGACCTCTATGCGACGCGGCTCGGCGCAGGGGAAAATGTGACGCTGCATTTGGCGCCGGGGCGCGGCGCCTGGGTGCAGGTCGCGCGCGGCGACCTCCTCGTGAATGGCGAGCGGCTCGCCGCCGGCGACGGCGTCGGCGTGACGGAAGCGGATGAACTGCGCCTCGAGGGGGTCAACGAGGCGGAGGCGCTTCTCTTCAACATGCGCATGTGA
- a CDS encoding class I SAM-dependent methyltransferase, translating to MKADDEQSLVFGENAAEYAAFRPDYPEALFAWLAEAVPARGLAWDCGAGSGQAALGLSPYFDRVLATERDPRQLALAPKRPNIDYRLAAAEDDPGLVDAVDLIACACSLHWFDLAKFYPLARRALKPGGVLAAWTYDWPWTGRPALDAVLERLKTDILGAFWGETSHYYFSGYRTLPFPFPERESPAFTTPIADSKKGLVRFLSTWSAVRKYRERLGRDPLALVDKALDAAWRADPPAAPLRVPLHLRCGYRDV from the coding sequence GTGAAGGCGGACGACGAGCAATCGCTGGTCTTTGGCGAGAACGCGGCGGAATATGCAGCGTTTCGACCGGATTATCCCGAGGCGCTTTTCGCCTGGCTCGCCGAAGCCGTCCCCGCGCGGGGCCTCGCCTGGGATTGCGGCGCCGGCAGCGGCCAGGCGGCGTTGGGGCTCTCGCCCTATTTCGACCGCGTGCTGGCCACCGAGCGCGACCCGCGGCAATTGGCCTTGGCGCCGAAACGGCCCAATATCGACTACCGCCTCGCCGCCGCGGAGGACGACCCTGGCCTCGTTGACGCCGTCGACCTCATCGCCTGCGCCTGCTCGCTGCACTGGTTCGACCTCGCCAAATTCTACCCGCTGGCCCGGCGCGCCCTGAAGCCCGGCGGCGTTCTTGCGGCCTGGACCTATGACTGGCCCTGGACCGGCCGCCCAGCGCTCGACGCCGTGCTGGAACGGCTCAAGACCGACATTCTCGGCGCGTTCTGGGGAGAGACGTCGCATTATTACTTCAGCGGCTACCGCACCCTGCCCTTTCCCTTCCCCGAGCGCGAGAGCCCCGCCTTCACGACGCCGATCGCCGACTCGAAGAAGGGTCTCGTCCGCTTCCTCTCGACCTGGTCGGCCGTGCGCAAATATCGGGAGCGGCTAGGGCGCGACCCGCTCGCCCTTGTGGATAAGGCGCTGGACGCCGCGTGGCGGGCCGATCCGCCGGCCGCGCCGCTCAGGGTTCCGCTGCATTTGCGCTGTGGTTACAGAGACGTTTGA
- the recA gene encoding recombinase RecA codes for MSQANLRLVEGSSVDKTKALDAALSQIERAFGKGSIMRLGKNQKAVEIETISTGSLGLDIALGVGGLPRGRVVEIYGPESSGKTTLTLHVIAEAQKAGGVCAFVDAEHALDPVYARKLGVNLDELLISQPDTGEQALEITDTLVRSGAVDVLVVDSVAALTPRAEIEGEMGEVQPGLQARLMSQALRKLTGSISRSNTLVIFINQIRMKIGVMYGSPETTTGGNALKFYASVRLDIRRIGAIKERDETIGNQTRVKVVKNKVAPPFKQVEFDIMYGEGVSKVGELIDLGVKAGVVEKSGAWFSYDSQRLGQGRENAKAFLRQNPEAASRIEQAIRENAGLIAEKILDAGGPDDDE; via the coding sequence GTGAGCCAAGCCAATCTCCGCCTCGTGGAAGGATCGTCCGTGGACAAGACCAAGGCGCTGGACGCCGCCCTGTCGCAGATCGAGCGCGCCTTCGGCAAGGGCTCGATCATGCGGCTCGGCAAGAATCAGAAGGCCGTCGAGATCGAGACCATTTCCACGGGCTCGCTCGGCCTCGACATTGCGCTCGGAGTCGGCGGCCTGCCGCGCGGCCGAGTGGTCGAAATCTATGGCCCCGAATCCTCGGGCAAGACGACGCTCACCCTACATGTCATCGCCGAGGCCCAGAAGGCCGGCGGCGTTTGCGCCTTCGTCGACGCCGAACATGCGCTCGACCCCGTCTACGCCCGCAAGCTCGGCGTCAATCTCGACGAGCTTTTGATTTCCCAGCCCGACACGGGCGAGCAGGCGCTCGAGATCACCGACACGCTGGTGCGCTCGGGCGCGGTCGACGTGCTCGTCGTCGACTCGGTCGCTGCGCTGACGCCGCGCGCCGAGATCGAAGGCGAGATGGGCGAGGTGCAGCCGGGGCTGCAGGCGCGGCTGATGAGCCAGGCGCTGCGCAAGCTCACCGGTTCGATCTCGCGCTCCAACACGCTCGTCATCTTCATCAATCAGATCCGCATGAAGATCGGCGTGATGTATGGCTCGCCGGAGACGACGACCGGCGGCAATGCGCTGAAGTTCTACGCTTCCGTCCGTCTCGACATCCGCCGTATCGGCGCGATCAAGGAGCGCGACGAGACGATCGGCAACCAGACCCGCGTCAAGGTCGTCAAGAACAAGGTCGCGCCCCCGTTCAAGCAAGTTGAATTCGACATCATGTATGGCGAAGGCGTCTCCAAGGTCGGCGAGCTCATTGACCTTGGCGTCAAGGCCGGAGTCGTCGAAAAGTCGGGCGCCTGGTTTTCCTACGACAGCCAGCGGCTCGGCCAGGGTCGCGAGAACGCCAAGGCCTTTCTGCGGCAGAATCCGGAGGCCGCCAGCCGCATCGAGCAGGCGATCCGCGAAAACGCCGGCCTCATCGCCGAAAAGATTCTCGACGCCGGCGGACCCGACGACGACGAGTAA
- the alaS gene encoding alanine--tRNA ligase has protein sequence MSSVNQIRSAFLDYFVRNGHEKVASSPLVPHNDPTLMFTNAGMVQFKNVFTGVEKRHQARAASAQKCVRAGGKHNDLDNVGYTARHHTFFEMLGNFSFGDYFKEGAIELAWGLITREFQLPVDRLLVTIYHNDDEAYDLWKKIAGFHESRIIRIASSDNFWSMGDTGPCGPCSEIFYDQGEALAGGPPGSPDEDGDRFLEFWNLVFMQYEQVAPGSRAPLPRPSIDTGMGLERISALMQGVTSNYEIDLFRALTGAVADFTGAPVNGPQAASHRVIADHLRASSFLVADGVTPSNEGRGYVLRRIMRRAMRHAQILGAQEPLMWRLVPTLVAEMGQAYPELIRAQALIVDTLKTEETRFRATLARGLAILDDETAGLGTGAKFSGETAFKLYDTYGFPLDLTEDALRPRGIVVDKDAFNAAMERQRAEARKAWAGSGETATETLWFALKERLGATEFLGYDTEKSEGVVTALVHDGAEAFALKQGQRGAVILNQTPFYGESGGQIGDVGVMRGKGLRFRVESTLKKLGDLIVHEGVLEEGELTPGLALELDVDHDRRKAIRANHSATHILHEALRQVLGDHVAQKGSLVAPERLRFDFTHPKPLTAEELEQVETLANEIIQDNAPVDTRVMAQDEAIESGARALFGEKYGDEVRVVSMGRPDPGVHHAFSVELCGGTHVARTGDIGLLAITSEGAVASGVRRIEARTAEGARSYLTSQSRALQDIASLMRAPVEDAPSRLAQIMDERKRLERELAEAKRKLAMGGGGGDGAGPEARDIGGVKLLTRAVEGIDARDLKSLVDDAKKSIGSGVVAIASASPDGKAGIVVGVTDDLTEKYSAVEFVRVASVALGGKGGGGRPDLAQAGGPNAAAIDQALASVEDALRGKAAQ, from the coding sequence ATGAGCAGCGTCAACCAGATACGCTCCGCATTCCTCGACTATTTCGTGCGTAACGGCCACGAGAAAGTCGCGTCCTCTCCGCTTGTCCCGCACAATGACCCGACCCTCATGTTCACCAATGCGGGCATGGTCCAGTTCAAGAACGTTTTCACCGGCGTCGAGAAGCGTCACCAGGCCCGCGCGGCTTCCGCGCAGAAATGCGTGCGCGCCGGCGGCAAGCACAATGACCTCGACAACGTCGGTTACACCGCGCGCCACCACACTTTTTTTGAAATGCTGGGGAATTTTTCCTTCGGCGATTACTTCAAGGAAGGCGCGATCGAACTCGCCTGGGGCCTGATCACCCGGGAATTCCAGCTCCCCGTCGACCGTCTGCTCGTCACCATCTATCACAACGACGACGAAGCCTATGACCTTTGGAAGAAGATCGCCGGCTTCCACGAGAGCCGCATCATCCGCATCGCCTCCTCCGACAATTTCTGGAGCATGGGCGACACGGGCCCCTGCGGCCCCTGCTCGGAAATCTTCTACGACCAGGGCGAGGCGCTCGCGGGCGGGCCGCCCGGCAGCCCTGACGAGGACGGCGACCGCTTCCTCGAGTTCTGGAACCTCGTGTTCATGCAGTATGAGCAGGTTGCGCCGGGGAGCCGCGCGCCGCTGCCGCGCCCGTCGATCGACACCGGCATGGGTCTCGAGCGCATCTCGGCCCTGATGCAGGGCGTGACCTCGAATTACGAGATCGACCTGTTCCGCGCCCTCACCGGCGCGGTGGCCGACTTCACCGGCGCGCCTGTCAACGGGCCGCAGGCGGCGAGCCATCGCGTCATCGCCGACCACTTGCGCGCCTCCTCCTTCCTGGTCGCCGACGGCGTGACCCCGTCCAATGAAGGCCGCGGCTATGTGCTGCGCCGGATCATGCGCCGCGCCATGCGTCACGCGCAGATCCTCGGCGCGCAGGAGCCCTTGATGTGGCGCCTCGTGCCGACGCTCGTCGCCGAAATGGGCCAAGCCTATCCCGAACTCATCCGCGCCCAGGCGCTCATCGTCGATACGCTGAAGACCGAGGAGACCCGCTTCCGCGCGACGCTCGCGCGCGGTCTCGCCATTCTCGACGACGAGACCGCCGGCCTCGGAACGGGCGCAAAGTTCTCGGGCGAAACCGCCTTCAAACTCTACGACACCTACGGCTTCCCGCTCGACCTGACGGAGGACGCCCTGCGGCCGCGCGGCATCGTCGTCGACAAGGACGCCTTCAACGCCGCCATGGAGCGCCAGCGCGCCGAGGCGCGCAAGGCCTGGGCGGGTTCGGGCGAGACCGCGACCGAAACGCTGTGGTTCGCCCTCAAGGAGCGTCTCGGCGCGACCGAATTCCTCGGCTACGACACCGAGAAAAGTGAAGGCGTGGTCACGGCCCTCGTCCATGACGGCGCGGAGGCCTTCGCGCTCAAGCAGGGCCAGCGCGGGGCCGTCATCCTCAATCAGACGCCATTTTATGGCGAATCCGGCGGCCAGATCGGCGACGTCGGCGTCATGCGCGGCAAGGGGCTGCGCTTCCGCGTCGAAAGCACGTTAAAGAAGCTCGGCGACCTCATCGTCCACGAAGGCGTCCTCGAAGAGGGCGAATTGACGCCCGGCCTCGCGCTCGAACTCGACGTCGATCACGATCGCCGCAAGGCTATTCGCGCCAATCACTCCGCGACGCATATTCTCCACGAGGCGCTGCGCCAGGTTCTCGGCGACCATGTCGCGCAGAAGGGATCGCTCGTCGCGCCCGAGCGCCTGCGTTTCGACTTCACCCATCCCAAGCCCCTCACCGCAGAGGAGCTCGAGCAGGTGGAAACGCTGGCCAACGAAATCATCCAGGACAATGCGCCTGTCGACACCCGCGTGATGGCGCAGGACGAGGCGATCGAGTCGGGCGCCCGCGCGCTGTTCGGCGAGAAATATGGCGATGAGGTCCGCGTCGTCTCCATGGGTCGTCCCGATCCCGGCGTTCACCACGCCTTCTCGGTCGAGCTCTGCGGCGGCACCCATGTCGCGCGAACCGGCGACATCGGCCTTTTGGCGATCACCAGCGAGGGCGCGGTCGCCTCCGGCGTCCGGCGCATCGAGGCGCGCACCGCCGAGGGCGCCCGCAGCTATCTGACGTCGCAGTCTCGCGCGCTGCAGGACATTGCGAGCCTGATGCGCGCCCCTGTCGAAGACGCGCCGAGCCGGCTGGCGCAGATCATGGACGAGCGCAAGCGGCTCGAACGCGAACTCGCCGAGGCCAAGCGCAAGCTCGCCATGGGCGGCGGCGGCGGCGATGGGGCCGGCCCCGAGGCGCGCGACATTGGCGGGGTGAAGCTCTTGACCCGCGCGGTCGAGGGGATCGACGCCCGGGATCTGAAGTCGCTGGTCGACGACGCGAAGAAAAGCATCGGCTCGGGCGTCGTCGCCATCGCCAGCGCTTCGCCCGACGGCAAGGCGGGAATCGTCGTCGGCGTCACGGACGACCTCACCGAAAAATACAGCGCGGTGGAATTCGTCCGCGTCGCGAGCGTGGCGCTCGGCGGCAAGGGCGGCGGCGGGCGGCCCGATCTCGCGCAGGCGGGCGGTCCAAATGCGGCGGCGATCGATCAGGCCCTCGCCTCGGTCGAAGACGCCTTGAGGGGCAAGGCGGCGCAGTGA
- a CDS encoding cyclic nucleotide-gated ion channel, whose protein sequence is MKTAVGRSWYYRARRRVHVILDGGGHDWTTRYVHRALVTLVALSVIAVVLESVPEYDRKFNRLFHAIEYIAVVGFTIEYLLRLWSSPEHTPYAERTPVSARLAFIVSGSAIIDLLTILPFYLSFFITSDLRVMVLLRLLRFFKLARYSAGIRTLVAVMEAERKALVATAILLFGAVLFSASAIHIAEQDAQPEAFGSIPAAMWWAIVTITTVGYGDVTPVTVAGRMIASVTMVMGYVMLGLPVGIVATAFAEEIHRREFVVTWSMVASVPLFRTLGASSIAEIMRYLSAQSVPAGTLIVRRGDLAQSMYFIAEGEVEIELPNEAVRLGAGQFFGEMAILHKARRSANVRAVEPTKLLILDAYDLQSLIVRNPEVGEAIRSVAASRKELSAESQHGDMIEAELTQPAAPVEGDGVE, encoded by the coding sequence GTGAAGACGGCGGTCGGACGCAGCTGGTATTATCGCGCCCGCCGCCGCGTGCATGTGATTCTCGACGGCGGCGGGCATGACTGGACCACCCGCTATGTCCATCGCGCCCTCGTCACCCTCGTCGCCTTGTCCGTCATTGCGGTCGTTCTCGAGTCGGTGCCGGAATACGACCGCAAATTCAACCGGCTGTTTCACGCGATCGAATATATCGCCGTCGTCGGCTTCACCATCGAATATCTGTTGCGGCTGTGGTCGTCGCCGGAACACACGCCCTACGCCGAACGCACTCCCGTCTCGGCGCGACTGGCCTTCATCGTCTCCGGATCGGCGATCATCGACCTCCTGACGATCCTGCCCTTCTACCTCTCCTTTTTCATCACCTCAGACCTCCGGGTGATGGTGCTGCTGAGGCTGCTGCGCTTCTTCAAGCTGGCGCGTTACTCCGCGGGAATTCGGACGCTGGTCGCCGTGATGGAGGCGGAGCGCAAGGCTCTGGTGGCGACGGCGATCCTGTTGTTTGGCGCGGTGCTGTTCTCGGCGAGCGCGATCCACATCGCCGAGCAGGACGCGCAGCCGGAGGCGTTCGGCTCGATTCCCGCCGCGATGTGGTGGGCGATCGTGACGATCACCACGGTGGGCTATGGCGACGTCACGCCCGTGACCGTCGCCGGGCGCATGATCGCTTCGGTAACGATGGTAATGGGCTATGTGATGCTGGGCCTGCCGGTCGGCATCGTTGCGACGGCTTTCGCCGAGGAAATACACCGCCGCGAATTCGTCGTCACCTGGAGCATGGTTGCGAGCGTGCCCTTATTTCGCACGCTGGGCGCCAGCTCCATTGCGGAGATCATGCGCTATCTGAGCGCCCAGTCCGTGCCCGCGGGGACCTTGATCGTGCGACGCGGCGATCTTGCGCAGTCCATGTATTTCATCGCGGAAGGCGAAGTGGAGATCGAGCTACCGAACGAGGCCGTGCGGCTCGGGGCGGGCCAGTTCTTTGGAGAGATGGCCATTCTGCACAAGGCGCGGCGCTCCGCCAATGTTCGCGCCGTCGAGCCGACGAAGCTCCTCATTCTCGACGCCTACGATCTACAGTCGCTGATCGTGCGCAATCCGGAGGTCGGCGAGGCTATCCGTAGCGTCGCCGCCAGCCGCAAGGAGCTTTCGGCCGAGTCCCAGCACGGCGACATGATCGAGGCCGAACTCACCCAGCCCGCCGCTCCCGTCGAGGGCGATGGCGTCGAATAG
- a CDS encoding F0F1 ATP synthase subunit epsilon codes for MPAFHFELVSPEKLLFSGDVESVVAPGAEGQFTVLKDHAPVMTTLKSGVVTVAGGDGKVEKLFVRGGFADVNAAGFTILAELAVSLDEVDVAKLDADIKNAREDVADAKSDDVRQVASEKLAQLEELRASVGA; via the coding sequence ATGCCCGCTTTTCACTTCGAACTCGTCTCTCCCGAGAAGCTCCTGTTTTCGGGCGACGTCGAAAGCGTCGTGGCGCCGGGCGCCGAGGGCCAGTTCACCGTCCTCAAGGATCACGCGCCGGTGATGACCACCCTCAAATCCGGCGTTGTGACGGTCGCGGGCGGCGACGGAAAGGTCGAGAAGCTTTTCGTGCGCGGCGGATTCGCCGACGTGAACGCCGCCGGCTTCACCATTCTCGCCGAGCTGGCCGTGTCGCTTGACGAGGTCGATGTCGCCAAGCTCGACGCCGACATCAAGAACGCCCGCGAGGACGTCGCTGACGCCAAGTCCGACGACGTCCGGCAGGTCGCCAGCGAAAAACTGGCGCAGCTCGAGGAGCTGCGCGCCTCCGTCGGCGCGTAA
- the atpD gene encoding F0F1 ATP synthase subunit beta — MAANKPTGRITQVIGAVVDVKFDGHLPEILNALETTNQGQRLVLEVAQHLGENSVRTIAMDTSEGLTRGQEVTDTGAPISVPVGEELLGRIINVIGEPVDEAGPVKSSGVRAIHQPAPSYAEQATEAQILETGIKVVDLLAPYAKGGKIGLFGGAGVGKTVLIMELINNVAKAHGGYSVFAGVGERTREGNDLYHEMIEGGVNKKGGGAGSKCALVYGQMNEPPGARARVALTGLTVAEEFRDKGQDVLFFVDNIFRFTQAGSEVSALLGRIPSAVGYQPTLATDMGALQERITTTTKGSITSVQAIYVPADDLTDPAPATSFAHLDATTVLSRSIAEKGIYPAVDPLDSTSRMLSPAIVGEEHYDVARRVQSTLQRYKSLQDIIAILGMDELSEEDKLVVARARKIERFLSQPFHVAEVFTGSPGKLVALADTIKGFKGLVEGEYDHLPEAAFYMVGSIEEAIEKAAKLAKEAA, encoded by the coding sequence ATGGCCGCCAACAAGCCCACGGGCCGCATCACCCAAGTCATCGGCGCCGTCGTCGACGTGAAGTTCGACGGCCACCTGCCCGAGATTCTCAACGCGCTCGAGACGACGAACCAGGGCCAGCGCCTGGTGCTCGAAGTGGCCCAGCATCTCGGCGAGAACTCCGTGCGCACCATCGCCATGGACACGTCCGAGGGTCTGACCCGCGGTCAGGAGGTCACCGACACGGGCGCGCCGATCTCGGTGCCGGTCGGCGAGGAGCTGCTCGGCCGCATCATCAACGTCATCGGCGAGCCGGTCGACGAGGCCGGTCCGGTGAAGTCGAGCGGCGTCCGCGCCATCCATCAGCCGGCCCCCTCCTACGCCGAACAGGCGACGGAAGCGCAGATTCTCGAGACCGGCATCAAGGTCGTCGACCTGCTCGCGCCTTACGCCAAGGGCGGCAAGATCGGCCTGTTCGGCGGCGCCGGCGTCGGCAAGACCGTGCTCATCATGGAGCTCATCAACAACGTCGCCAAGGCGCACGGCGGCTACTCCGTCTTCGCCGGCGTCGGCGAGCGCACGCGCGAGGGCAACGACCTCTATCACGAGATGATCGAGGGCGGCGTCAACAAGAAGGGCGGCGGCGCCGGCTCCAAATGCGCGCTGGTCTATGGCCAGATGAACGAGCCGCCGGGCGCCCGCGCCCGCGTCGCGCTCACCGGCCTGACCGTCGCCGAAGAGTTCCGCGACAAGGGCCAGGACGTGCTGTTCTTCGTTGACAACATCTTCCGCTTCACCCAGGCGGGTTCGGAAGTGTCGGCGCTTCTCGGCCGCATCCCCTCGGCGGTCGGCTATCAGCCGACGCTCGCGACCGACATGGGCGCGCTGCAGGAGCGCATCACGACGACGACCAAGGGCTCGATCACCTCGGTGCAGGCCATTTACGTGCCGGCCGACGACTTGACCGACCCGGCGCCGGCCACTTCCTTCGCCCATCTCGACGCCACGACCGTGCTGTCCCGCTCCATCGCGGAAAAGGGCATCTATCCGGCCGTCGACCCGCTCGACTCGACGTCGCGCATGCTCTCCCCGGCGATCGTCGGCGAAGAGCACTACGACGTCGCCCGCCGGGTGCAGTCGACGCTGCAGCGCTACAAGTCGCTGCAGGACATCATCGCGATCCTGGGCATGGACGAACTCTCGGAAGAGGACAAGCTCGTCGTCGCCCGCGCCCGTAAGATCGAGCGCTTCCTCTCGCAGCCGTTCCACGTCGCGGAAGTCTTCACCGGCTCGCCTGGCAAGCTCGTCGCGCTGGCGGATACGATCAAGGGCTTCAAAGGCTTGGTCGAAGGCGAATACGACCACCTCCCCGAGGCCGCCTTCTATATGGTCGGCTCCATCGAGGAGGCGATCGAAAAGGCCGCCAAGCTCGCCAAGGAAGCGGCGTAA
- a CDS encoding F0F1 ATP synthase subunit gamma translates to MPSLKDLRNRISSVKATQKITKAMQMVAAAKLRRAQTAAEAARPYAERMESVLANLAAGVTAGGPQLLAGNGRDDVHLLVVATAERGLCGAFNSSIVRLARDHAQRLQGQGKTVKILCVGKKGYDQLRRQFEKEIVELIELRGLKQIGFENADDIGKKIIAMFEAGEFDVATLFFSKFKSVIAQLPTAQQLIPAQIAANENAPAQEGPQPTYEYEPGQDEILSTLLPRNISVQVFRALLENAASEQGARMSAMDNATRNAGDMIRKQTTLYNRSRQAMITKELIEIISGAEAL, encoded by the coding sequence ATGCCCTCGTTGAAGGATCTTCGAAACCGGATTTCTTCCGTCAAGGCGACGCAGAAGATCACCAAGGCCATGCAAATGGTCGCGGCCGCCAAGCTGCGTCGCGCGCAGACCGCGGCGGAAGCCGCGCGTCCCTACGCCGAGCGCATGGAATCGGTGCTCGCCAATCTCGCCGCCGGCGTCACTGCCGGCGGTCCGCAGCTTCTCGCCGGCAACGGCCGCGACGATGTGCATCTTCTCGTCGTCGCCACGGCCGAGCGCGGCCTCTGCGGCGCGTTCAACTCCTCGATCGTGCGTCTCGCCCGCGACCACGCGCAGCGCCTTCAGGGCCAGGGCAAGACGGTCAAGATTCTCTGCGTCGGCAAGAAGGGCTACGACCAGCTGCGCCGCCAGTTCGAGAAAGAGATCGTCGAACTCATCGAACTGCGCGGCCTGAAGCAGATCGGCTTCGAGAACGCCGACGACATCGGCAAGAAGATCATCGCCATGTTCGAGGCGGGCGAATTCGACGTCGCCACGCTGTTCTTCTCGAAGTTCAAATCGGTCATCGCGCAGCTCCCGACCGCGCAGCAGCTCATTCCGGCCCAGATCGCCGCGAACGAGAACGCGCCCGCGCAGGAAGGCCCGCAGCCGACCTACGAATATGAGCCCGGCCAGGACGAGATTCTCTCGACCCTGCTGCCGCGCAATATCTCGGTTCAGGTGTTCCGCGCGCTGCTCGAGAACGCCGCCTCCGAACAGGGCGCGCGCATGAGCGCGATGGACAACGCCACGCGCAACGCCGGCGACATGATCCGCAAGCAGACGACCCTCTACAACCGGTCGCGGCAGGCGATGATCACCAAGGAACTCATCGAAATCATCTCGGGCGCCGAAGCGCTCTGA